The proteins below come from a single Streptomyces tubercidicus genomic window:
- a CDS encoding DUF1707 and FHA domain-containing protein → MTSLQFPARPARPSDADRERALDLLRDGAAQGRLSQDTFLRRLELVLTAQQQSELDLVTADLASRGKVQGAVLRVVGRVSAFHLRVRRAWRTERLPKLLLPEPGPLPLLIGRAPGAGLRLSHETVSRAHAELRSADKGWLLRDLGSTNGTCVNGRRVVGEVPVGPGDHITFGQVDYVLTE, encoded by the coding sequence ATGACTTCGCTCCAGTTCCCTGCGCGTCCGGCGCGCCCGTCGGACGCCGACCGGGAACGCGCCCTCGATCTGCTGCGCGACGGCGCGGCGCAGGGACGGCTGTCCCAGGACACCTTCCTGCGGCGCCTGGAACTCGTTCTGACCGCCCAACAGCAGTCCGAACTCGACCTGGTCACCGCCGACTTGGCGAGCCGCGGCAAGGTCCAGGGCGCCGTCCTGCGAGTGGTGGGCCGGGTGTCCGCCTTCCACCTCCGGGTGCGCCGCGCCTGGCGTACGGAGCGACTCCCGAAGCTGCTGCTGCCCGAGCCGGGCCCGCTCCCGCTGCTCATAGGGCGTGCCCCCGGCGCGGGCCTGCGCCTCAGCCACGAGACGGTCTCCCGCGCCCACGCCGAACTCCGCAGCGCCGACAAGGGCTGGCTGCTGCGCGACCTCGGCTCCACCAACGGCACCTGCGTCAACGGCCGCCGGGTGGTGGGCGAGGTACCGGTCGGCCCCGGCGACCACATCACCTTCGGCCAGGTGGACTACGTCCTGACGGAGTGA
- a CDS encoding 4'-phosphopantetheinyl transferase family protein codes for MIDKLLPAPIRTAEAFEDAPLSEMFPEELAQVANAVPKRQREFGTVRGCARRALAELGFPPAPLLPGPNREPQWPAGVVGAMTHCAGYRAVAVARAAEVRTIGLDAEPNLPVNDPGVVDLVTLPEERTQLRRLAALQPEVCWDRLVFSAKESVYKAWFPLTRRWLDFEEALLTLDPTNATFTAQLLVPGPVVDGRELTEFSGKWLVGSGFVVTAVVEMV; via the coding sequence ATGATCGACAAGCTGCTGCCGGCCCCGATCAGGACCGCCGAGGCATTCGAGGACGCGCCGCTGTCCGAGATGTTTCCCGAGGAGCTGGCACAGGTGGCCAACGCCGTGCCCAAGAGGCAGCGGGAGTTCGGCACCGTACGCGGCTGCGCCCGCCGGGCACTGGCCGAACTGGGCTTCCCGCCCGCGCCGCTGCTGCCCGGCCCCAACCGGGAGCCGCAGTGGCCGGCGGGTGTCGTCGGCGCCATGACGCACTGCGCCGGCTACCGCGCCGTGGCGGTGGCCCGCGCGGCGGAGGTCCGGACGATCGGCCTGGACGCGGAGCCCAATCTGCCCGTGAACGACCCCGGGGTGGTCGACCTGGTCACCCTCCCCGAGGAACGCACCCAGCTCCGCCGGCTGGCCGCGCTGCAGCCCGAAGTGTGCTGGGACCGCCTGGTGTTCAGCGCGAAGGAGAGCGTCTACAAGGCGTGGTTCCCGCTCACCCGCCGCTGGCTCGACTTCGAGGAGGCGCTGCTCACCCTGGACCCGACGAACGCCACCTTCACCGCTCAACTACTCGTCCCCGGACCCGTGGTTGACGGCAGGGAACTCACCGAGTTCAGCGGCAAGTGGCTCGTCGGCTCGGGTTTCGTGGTGACGGCGGTGGTGGAAATGGTGTGA
- a CDS encoding PucR family transcriptional regulator translates to MPLHLSDLLARPDLRLSAAYDVPPPLLARTIEAATVSDLPAPGKWLQGGELLMTIGLLLPEDPVACRAYVRDVAEGGAACLALGLGQGLPYQEAPEPLTAAAEEAGLPLLTVPDGVPFIAVTKAVFEARAEEQRERLQRAFATQRRLTAAATGDGLRPMLAEWTAATGVGAAVFDPLGRLLAAAERAQRTPPAAARDLIERVAARGLRGSASSTAAGQQLEVQPLGARRLRGLLLLSGRPDDAARSVVPGLVSLLSLELERRHLRDEPERRRRSALLSELLAEEDPAPGRARDMLRSAGLTAERVRGVVVATEADAGAGGADGAGGRTAGAGAGAAEGTADGTADGTDGPAQEMAADLALAMPGGLVRVVDGAPGAVIEAVVGEDLDIRDVLARFAPRCPAGIGPATAPEAVRVSLRQATGLLAVSRSSGEPAEARQSQASRLLLDLGDRRTLQGYADTVLGPLDLADNGEELTATLAAWLETGGAWDATSRRLGVHRHTVRNRLDKAMDLTGRRLDDPDDRFDLWLATRIRRGDASATGAGGRPTPPPGR, encoded by the coding sequence ATGCCCCTGCATCTCTCCGACCTGCTGGCCCGGCCCGATCTCCGGCTGTCGGCCGCCTACGACGTGCCGCCGCCGCTGCTGGCCCGCACGATCGAGGCGGCGACCGTCTCGGATCTGCCGGCGCCGGGGAAATGGCTGCAGGGCGGCGAACTCCTGATGACCATCGGCCTGTTGCTGCCGGAGGATCCGGTCGCGTGCCGGGCGTACGTACGGGATGTGGCCGAGGGCGGGGCGGCCTGTCTGGCGCTCGGTCTGGGGCAGGGACTGCCGTACCAGGAGGCGCCGGAGCCGCTGACGGCCGCGGCCGAGGAGGCCGGGCTGCCGCTGCTGACGGTGCCGGACGGGGTGCCGTTCATCGCCGTCACCAAGGCGGTCTTCGAGGCGCGGGCCGAGGAGCAGCGCGAGCGGCTGCAGCGGGCGTTCGCGACCCAGCGGCGGCTGACGGCGGCGGCGACCGGCGACGGGCTGCGGCCGATGCTGGCGGAGTGGACGGCCGCCACCGGGGTCGGCGCGGCGGTCTTCGACCCGCTGGGGCGGCTGCTCGCGGCGGCCGAGCGGGCGCAGCGGACGCCGCCGGCCGCGGCCCGGGACCTGATTGAACGGGTCGCCGCGCGCGGACTGCGCGGCAGCGCGTCCAGCACGGCCGCCGGGCAGCAGCTGGAGGTGCAGCCGCTGGGGGCGCGCCGGCTGCGGGGGCTGCTGCTGCTCAGCGGCCGTCCGGACGATGCCGCCCGCTCGGTCGTCCCCGGGCTGGTCTCGCTGCTGTCCCTGGAGCTGGAGCGCCGTCATCTGCGCGATGAGCCGGAGCGCCGCCGCAGGTCGGCGCTGCTGTCCGAGCTGCTGGCCGAGGAGGATCCGGCCCCCGGGCGGGCCCGGGACATGCTGCGGTCGGCGGGGCTGACGGCCGAGCGGGTGCGGGGGGTCGTGGTGGCGACGGAGGCCGATGCGGGTGCGGGCGGCGCCGACGGCGCGGGCGGTCGTACGGCGGGGGCCGGGGCCGGGGCGGCAGAGGGGACGGCGGACGGCACGGCGGACGGGACGGACGGCCCCGCGCAGGAGATGGCCGCCGATCTGGCGCTGGCGATGCCCGGTGGCCTGGTCAGGGTCGTGGACGGAGCGCCGGGCGCGGTCATCGAGGCGGTGGTCGGCGAGGATCTGGACATCCGCGATGTGCTCGCCCGCTTCGCCCCGCGCTGCCCGGCCGGTATCGGCCCGGCCACCGCCCCAGAGGCGGTACGGGTGTCGCTGCGCCAGGCGACGGGCCTGCTCGCCGTCAGCCGGTCCAGCGGCGAGCCCGCCGAGGCCCGGCAGAGCCAGGCCAGCCGGCTCCTGCTCGACCTGGGCGACCGCCGCACGCTGCAGGGCTACGCCGACACCGTGCTCGGCCCGCTCGATCTCGCGGACAACGGCGAGGAGTTGACGGCGACCCTCGCGGCCTGGCTGGAGACCGGCGGCGCCTGGGACGCCACCAGCCGGCGGCTCGGCGTCCACCGGCACACCGTACGCAACCGCCTGGACAAGGCCATGGACCTCACCGGCCGGCGCCTCGACGACCCCGACGACCGCTTCGACCTGTGGCTGGCCACCCGTATCCGCCGCGGCGACGCCTCCGCCACCGGGGCAGGCGGCCGGCCGACGCCCCCGCCAGGCCGGTGA
- the treZ gene encoding malto-oligosyltrehalose trehalohydrolase: protein MLFEVWAPEAGRVALQWAGDRAGEPPVPMERDPGRAGWWRAEAPARDGDRYAFRLDGGPPLPDPRAARLPEGPGGPAAVVVHDRFGWRHPWPGRPLPGAVLYELHIGTYTPEGTFDAAAARLRHLADLGITHISLMPVCPFPGTHGWGYDGVAPWAVHEPYGGPEGLKRFVDAAHGHGLGVVLDVVHNHLGPSGNHLPAFGPYFTDTHHTPWGAAVNLDAPGSDEVRAYFLASALSWLRDYRLDGLRLDAVHALHDDRSPHFLAALSAAVDALAGRLRRPLFLVAESDLNDPRTTAPRAGGGHGLHAQWNDDFHHALHTALTGESQGYYGDFARAPLAALAKTLTGGFFHDGTHSTFRGRRHGAPLDLRVTPAYRLLAYAQTHDQIGNRALGDRLAAGLSPGLLACAATLVLCAPFTPMLFMGEEWGATTPWQYFTDHQDPELAEAVREGRRREFTAHEWAGAAGDWPDPQDPATRDRCVLDWTEPAREPHTALLAWHRTLLALRHELPPLTDPDPRHTAVRYDEAARWLLLRRGPLRVAVNLSRDTTADIPVGDDDGGGGADSGAGRGAGRGAGLQALAGWPGARLPGADGVLRLPPESAVVLGP, encoded by the coding sequence GTGCTGTTCGAGGTGTGGGCTCCGGAGGCCGGGCGGGTCGCTCTCCAGTGGGCGGGGGACCGGGCGGGCGAGCCACCGGTCCCGATGGAGCGGGACCCCGGCCGCGCGGGCTGGTGGCGGGCCGAGGCGCCGGCCCGGGACGGCGACCGGTACGCCTTCCGGCTGGACGGCGGGCCGCCGCTGCCCGATCCGCGCGCCGCCCGGCTGCCGGAGGGCCCCGGCGGGCCCGCCGCGGTCGTCGTACACGACCGGTTCGGCTGGCGGCACCCGTGGCCCGGCCGCCCGCTGCCCGGTGCGGTCCTCTACGAGCTGCACATCGGGACCTACACCCCCGAGGGCACCTTCGACGCCGCCGCCGCGCGGCTGCGCCACCTCGCCGACCTGGGCATCACCCATATCTCCCTGATGCCGGTCTGCCCGTTCCCCGGCACCCATGGGTGGGGGTACGACGGGGTCGCCCCCTGGGCGGTGCACGAACCGTACGGCGGGCCGGAGGGGCTCAAGCGGTTCGTGGACGCGGCGCACGGGCACGGGCTGGGGGTGGTGCTCGATGTGGTGCACAACCACCTCGGCCCGTCCGGCAACCACCTCCCGGCGTTCGGGCCGTACTTCACCGACACCCACCACACCCCGTGGGGCGCGGCGGTCAATCTCGACGCCCCCGGTTCCGACGAGGTGCGCGCCTACTTCCTCGCCAGTGCGCTCTCCTGGCTGCGCGACTACCGACTCGACGGACTGCGGCTGGACGCCGTGCACGCACTGCACGACGACCGCTCCCCGCACTTCCTGGCCGCGCTGTCCGCCGCCGTCGACGCGCTGGCCGGGCGGCTGCGGCGCCCGCTGTTCCTGGTCGCCGAGTCCGACCTCAACGATCCGCGCACCACCGCGCCCAGGGCGGGCGGCGGGCACGGTCTGCACGCCCAGTGGAACGACGACTTCCACCACGCCCTGCACACCGCGCTCACCGGCGAATCCCAGGGCTACTACGGGGACTTCGCACGGGCCCCGCTCGCCGCCCTCGCCAAGACGCTCACCGGCGGCTTCTTCCACGACGGTACACACTCCACCTTCCGCGGCCGCAGGCACGGCGCGCCGCTGGATCTGCGGGTGACCCCCGCGTACCGGCTGCTGGCCTACGCCCAGACGCACGACCAGATCGGCAACCGCGCGCTCGGCGACCGGCTCGCCGCCGGGCTCTCCCCCGGCCTGCTCGCCTGTGCCGCCACGCTGGTGCTGTGCGCGCCGTTCACCCCGATGCTGTTCATGGGCGAGGAGTGGGGCGCGACCACCCCGTGGCAGTACTTCACCGATCACCAGGATCCGGAGCTGGCGGAGGCGGTACGGGAGGGGCGGCGGCGCGAGTTCACCGCGCACGAGTGGGCCGGTGCCGCCGGTGACTGGCCCGACCCGCAGGACCCGGCCACCCGCGACCGCTGCGTCCTGGACTGGACCGAACCGGCCCGGGAGCCGCACACCGCGCTGCTGGCCTGGCATCGCACGCTGCTGGCGCTGCGTCATGAGCTGCCCCCGCTGACCGACCCGGACCCCCGGCACACCGCCGTCCGCTACGACGAGGCGGCCCGCTGGCTCCTGCTGCGACGCGGCCCGCTCCGGGTGGCGGTCAATCTCTCGCGCGACACCACGGCCGACATCCCGGTCGGCGACGACGACGGGGGCGGCGGGGCCGACAGCGGGGCCGGCCGCGGGGCCGGCCGCGGGGCCGGGCTCCAGGCGCTGGCGGGCTGGCCCGGCGCCCGGCTCCCCGGCGCGGACGGGGTGCTGCGGCTGCCCCCGGAATCGGCGGTGGTGCTCGGCCCGTAG
- a CDS encoding NPCBM/NEW2 domain-containing protein — MQEHSDTLGGARPSDTELVQRIRAAARTGGRAAAGPHGAQAPDGTTGAAEEALHEFHRRHYAAVLAQARDCCRSSQAAADLTKQAIDAVLRSPGPAAGSDADWRKTLLTAVRDTAAAWHRTSRDTELRDDFPSWLAARMEGERPPPADGQRASPGGAFAPAGPPVPPPSAAPPRTKGSRLSPARLAVLASAVAVAVLAGVAISAGSRVSSAHHDTSADSPEQSDFPSAPPPDRSPSADPKGSATASRSAPGSPDPTHSKASKRPKPRHPSSKPSRSSRPGGKTKPPAGQTTALTTRMWTSSSSTFSPARQNTSIDGHPLTIHGTGYPQGLGAHANSEVTYHLGGECTSLSVDVGLDDEVAANGSVVFQIYRDSTLVADSGLMTVGQPAKRLTADLTGGNDLRLVVTDGGNGNDSDHADWGGPAITCR; from the coding sequence ATGCAAGAGCACTCCGATACCCTCGGTGGGGCCAGGCCCTCCGATACCGAGCTGGTCCAGCGCATCCGTGCGGCGGCCCGGACCGGTGGCCGGGCTGCGGCCGGTCCGCATGGCGCCCAGGCTCCGGACGGCACCACCGGGGCGGCTGAGGAAGCCCTCCACGAATTCCACCGACGGCACTATGCCGCCGTGCTCGCCCAGGCCCGCGACTGCTGCCGGTCCTCCCAGGCGGCAGCGGATCTGACGAAACAGGCCATCGACGCCGTCCTCCGCTCCCCCGGACCGGCAGCGGGTTCCGACGCGGACTGGCGGAAGACGTTGCTGACCGCCGTACGGGACACCGCCGCCGCCTGGCACCGGACGTCCCGGGACACCGAGCTGCGCGACGACTTCCCGTCCTGGCTGGCCGCGCGGATGGAGGGGGAGCGGCCGCCGCCCGCCGACGGTCAACGGGCCTCCCCCGGCGGCGCATTCGCCCCCGCCGGGCCGCCGGTGCCTCCGCCGTCCGCCGCACCGCCCCGCACCAAGGGCTCCCGGCTCTCACCGGCGCGTCTGGCCGTGCTCGCGTCCGCGGTGGCCGTCGCCGTCCTGGCCGGCGTCGCCATATCCGCCGGCTCCCGGGTCAGCTCGGCGCACCACGACACCTCGGCCGACAGCCCCGAACAGTCCGATTTCCCTTCGGCGCCCCCTCCGGACCGGTCGCCGAGCGCCGATCCCAAGGGTTCGGCGACCGCCTCCCGCTCGGCGCCGGGCTCCCCGGACCCCACCCACAGCAAGGCGTCGAAGCGCCCGAAGCCACGGCACCCGTCGTCGAAGCCGTCGCGCTCCTCGCGTCCGGGCGGCAAGACCAAGCCGCCGGCCGGCCAGACCACCGCGCTGACCACCCGGATGTGGACCTCCAGCTCCAGCACCTTCTCGCCGGCGCGACAGAACACCAGCATCGACGGACATCCCCTGACCATCCACGGAACCGGCTACCCCCAGGGGCTGGGGGCACACGCCAACAGCGAGGTCACCTACCACCTCGGCGGCGAATGCACCTCCCTGAGCGTGGATGTGGGCCTCGACGACGAGGTGGCCGCGAACGGCTCCGTGGTCTTCCAGATCTACCGGGACAGCACGCTGGTCGCCGACAGCGGGCTGATGACGGTCGGTCAGCCCGCCAAGCGCCTCACCGCGGACCTCACCGGCGGCAACGACCTGCGCCTGGTGGTCACGGACGGGGGGAACGGAAACGACTCCGACCACGCCGACTGGGGCGGCCCCGCCATCACCTGCCGCTGA
- a CDS encoding metallophosphoesterase family protein, whose translation MTYEIRTHTPGAAGAADGSSHGGGRGRLVAVSDLHVRYKENRDIVEGIRPESDDDWLLVAGDVGEFVSDIRWALSLLSSRFAKVVWVPGNHELWTPAQDPVQLRGVARYEHLVDICRELGVLTPEDPYPVWEGDGGPVVIAPLFLLYDYTFRQPGVTSKKAALARAEQAGVVCTDEHFLHPDPYPTREAWCQARVAATEARLAAVPEELPTVLVNHWPVVREPTRPLWYPDFALWCGTESTADWPRRFRAAAVVYGHLHIPRLLTLDGVPHQEVSLGYPREWQRRAAAPGRPVQILPLPATVASGTPGSPA comes from the coding sequence ATGACCTACGAGATCCGCACCCACACCCCCGGCGCCGCCGGAGCCGCCGACGGTTCCTCGCACGGCGGCGGACGCGGCAGATTGGTGGCCGTCAGCGATCTGCATGTCCGTTACAAGGAGAACCGCGACATCGTCGAGGGGATAAGACCGGAGTCCGACGACGACTGGCTGCTGGTCGCCGGTGATGTCGGGGAGTTCGTCTCCGACATCCGCTGGGCGCTCTCGCTGCTCAGCAGCCGGTTCGCCAAGGTGGTGTGGGTGCCCGGCAATCACGAGCTGTGGACCCCGGCGCAGGATCCGGTGCAGCTGCGCGGTGTGGCGCGCTACGAGCATCTGGTGGACATCTGCCGGGAGTTGGGCGTCCTGACCCCCGAGGACCCGTATCCGGTCTGGGAAGGCGACGGCGGCCCGGTCGTCATCGCCCCGCTGTTCCTCCTCTACGACTACACCTTCCGGCAGCCGGGAGTGACGTCCAAGAAGGCGGCGCTGGCACGGGCGGAGCAGGCGGGGGTGGTCTGCACCGACGAGCACTTTCTGCATCCGGACCCGTATCCGACCCGGGAGGCGTGGTGCCAGGCGCGGGTGGCCGCCACGGAGGCCCGGCTCGCCGCCGTTCCCGAGGAGCTGCCCACCGTGCTCGTCAACCACTGGCCGGTGGTGCGCGAGCCCACCCGGCCCCTGTGGTACCCGGACTTCGCGCTGTGGTGCGGTACGGAGTCGACCGCGGACTGGCCGCGCCGCTTCCGTGCCGCCGCCGTGGTCTACGGCCACCTGCACATCCCGCGGCTGCTGACGCTGGACGGGGTACCGCACCAGGAGGTGTCGCTCGGCTATCCGCGGGAATGGCAGCGCCGGGCCGCCGCGCCGGGCCGGCCGGTCCAGATCCTGCCCCTGCCGGCCACGGTCGCCTCCGGCACCCCCGGGAGCCCGGCATGA
- the lpdA gene encoding dihydrolipoyl dehydrogenase — protein MSETDVNTPDVIVIGGGTGGYSTALRAASLGLRVVLAERDLIGGTCLHRGCIPSKAMLHAAELVDGIAEARERWGVKATVDSLDWPALVATRDTIVARNHQGVAGHLRTAGVRVVQGTARLTGPRTVHIEGAGEVTARRGIVLATGSRPRLLPGLSADGRRVVTSDDALFAAGLPASVLVLGGGAIGVEYASFHRSMGAEVTLVEAAGRLLPLEDEDVGRHLARGLKKRGIAVRTGSALTGTELLPDGIRATVRTPKGEELVIEAERLLVAVGRVPVTDGLDLAAAGLAADERGFVAPADWSRLETAVQGIHVVGDLLPPPSLGLAHASFAEGLLVAETLAGLPSRAVDYAAVPRVTYSSPQTASVGLTEAEARARGLDITVNTMPLAATAKGMVHGQGGMVKVIAAADGADGEATGAVLGVHLVGPHVSEMIAESQLIVGWDAEPADVARHIHAHPTLSEAVGETFLTLAGRGLHQH, from the coding sequence ATGAGTGAGACAGACGTGAACACACCGGACGTCATCGTCATCGGCGGCGGCACCGGCGGCTACAGCACCGCCCTGCGTGCCGCGTCCCTGGGGCTGCGGGTGGTGCTGGCCGAACGCGATCTGATCGGCGGCACCTGTCTGCACCGCGGCTGTATCCCCAGCAAGGCCATGCTGCACGCGGCCGAGTTGGTGGACGGTATCGCGGAGGCCCGCGAGCGGTGGGGCGTCAAGGCCACCGTCGACTCCCTGGACTGGCCGGCCCTGGTGGCCACCCGTGACACCATCGTCGCCCGCAACCACCAGGGCGTGGCGGGGCACTTGCGGACGGCGGGGGTGCGGGTCGTCCAGGGCACGGCACGGCTGACCGGACCCCGTACGGTCCATATCGAGGGCGCCGGGGAGGTCACCGCCCGCCGCGGCATCGTGCTGGCCACCGGGTCCCGGCCGCGGCTGCTGCCCGGCCTGTCCGCGGACGGCCGACGGGTGGTGACCAGCGACGACGCGCTGTTCGCGGCCGGGCTTCCGGCGTCCGTGCTGGTCCTGGGCGGCGGTGCGATCGGCGTCGAGTATGCGTCCTTCCACCGTTCCATGGGGGCGGAGGTCACCCTGGTCGAGGCGGCCGGGCGGCTGCTTCCGTTGGAGGACGAGGACGTCGGCCGTCATCTGGCGCGCGGGCTGAAGAAGCGCGGTATCGCGGTCCGTACGGGCTCGGCACTGACCGGGACCGAACTGCTGCCGGACGGGATACGGGCCACGGTGCGCACCCCGAAGGGCGAGGAGCTGGTGATCGAGGCCGAGCGGCTGCTGGTCGCGGTGGGGCGGGTCCCGGTGACGGACGGGCTGGACCTGGCGGCGGCCGGACTGGCGGCGGACGAGCGGGGGTTCGTTGCGCCTGCGGACTGGTCACGGCTGGAAACCGCCGTGCAGGGCATCCACGTGGTCGGCGACCTGCTGCCGCCGCCCTCCCTGGGGCTGGCCCACGCCTCGTTCGCGGAGGGCCTGTTGGTGGCCGAGACGCTGGCGGGCCTGCCGTCGCGGGCGGTGGACTACGCGGCGGTGCCACGGGTGACGTACTCCTCGCCGCAGACCGCCTCGGTCGGCCTGACCGAGGCCGAGGCGCGCGCCCGCGGCCTGGACATCACGGTGAACACCATGCCGCTGGCCGCCACCGCCAAGGGCATGGTGCACGGTCAGGGCGGCATGGTGAAGGTGATCGCGGCGGCGGACGGGGCGGACGGCGAGGCTACCGGCGCGGTCCTCGGGGTCCATCTCGTCGGGCCGCACGTCTCGGAGATGATCGCGGAGAGCCAGCTGATCGTGGGCTGGGACGCCGAACCGGCCGATGTCGCCCGGCACATCCATGCCCATCCGACCCTCTCCGAGGCGGTCGGCGAGACGTTTCTGACGCTGGCGGGGCGGGGGTTGCATCAGCACTGA
- a CDS encoding SDR family oxidoreductase, giving the protein MLNWQPKPLSPAGRAVVITGASSGLGKDCALHLERRGFRVFAGVRRTEDGARLRAEASSARLRPVLMDVTGEESLRAAAAEVAESVGEQGVWALVNNAGTCLSAPLECVPPDQLRQQLDTNVVGPVAVTQAFLPQLRRSRGRVVNISSGMGSVAMPYLGAYATGQFAKEGMSDAFRRELRPFGVSVSVVKPGAIATPIWDKVREAGEEILNKGPEDIAGRYRAPFEQFLRMNEQRAQSSSTRPEDFARTVFRALTAPRPRTRYCVGPDAWAAATLSRLLPDSVLDRGLSAVTRADRGRSGS; this is encoded by the coding sequence GTGCTCAACTGGCAGCCCAAGCCCCTGTCTCCGGCCGGACGCGCCGTCGTCATCACCGGCGCCTCCTCCGGACTCGGCAAGGATTGCGCGCTCCACCTGGAACGGCGCGGCTTCCGCGTCTTCGCCGGAGTGCGCAGGACCGAGGACGGCGCGCGGTTGCGTGCCGAGGCGTCCTCCGCGCGTCTGCGGCCGGTCCTCATGGACGTGACCGGTGAGGAGTCCCTCCGGGCGGCTGCCGCGGAGGTTGCCGAGTCCGTGGGCGAGCAGGGCGTGTGGGCGCTGGTGAACAACGCCGGTACGTGCCTGTCGGCACCCCTGGAGTGTGTGCCGCCCGATCAGCTGCGACAGCAGCTGGACACCAATGTCGTCGGTCCGGTCGCCGTCACCCAGGCTTTCCTGCCGCAGCTGCGCCGGAGCCGCGGGCGCGTCGTCAACATCTCCTCGGGTATGGGCAGCGTGGCGATGCCCTACCTCGGCGCCTATGCGACGGGGCAGTTCGCGAAGGAGGGAATGAGCGACGCGTTCCGCCGCGAGCTGCGGCCCTTCGGCGTCTCGGTCTCGGTCGTGAAGCCGGGCGCGATCGCGACCCCGATCTGGGACAAGGTGCGGGAGGCCGGTGAGGAGATCCTGAACAAGGGCCCCGAAGACATCGCCGGCCGCTACCGGGCGCCCTTCGAACAGTTCCTGCGGATGAATGAGCAGCGGGCGCAGTCGAGCAGCACCCGGCCGGAGGACTTCGCACGTACCGTCTTCCGGGCGCTGACCGCTCCGCGGCCCCGGACCCGCTACTGCGTAGGCCCCGATGCGTGGGCGGCCGCGACGCTGTCGCGACTCCTCCCGGACTCCGTGCTGGACCGCGGCCTCAGCGCGGTCACAAGGGCCGATAGGGGCCGGTCAGGATCCTGA